AAGATAGTGTGTGAAGGTTCAACCACTGTGCTTCCCATTGCCCAGGCAGCAGCCGAAGAGTTCATGGCGAAGTTTGAAGGCGATATCAGCGTGCGAGGCGGAGGTTCGGGTGTAGGACTGGCTTCATTGATAGATAAAAAATGCGATATTTGCAATTCTTCAAGGCCGATAAAAGATGCTGAACTTCAAAAAGCTGCAGGAAGGGGAATTGATGTTAAAGCAAATGTTATTGCGATGGACGGCATAGCGGTAATAGTAAACCCTTCAAATATGGTTAATGGTTTGAGCAAAAAACAAATTGAAGATATTTTTACGGGTAAAATATCTTACTGGTCTAAAGCCGGCGGCGCAAACCAAAAAATTGTGGTAATTTCCCGCGACTCTGCATCCGGAACATTTGAAGCCTTCGGAACACTTGCTCTTAGCGGAAAAAAGGTCCGTTCAGATGCCTTGATGCAGGCATCCAACCAGGCTGTTGCAGGAATTGTCGCAAAAACGACAGGTGCGATAGGATATATCGGGCATGGATACATCAACTCAACGGTTAAAGCTGTTCCGATTAATGGCATTGATGCTAATACTAAAACAATTCTTTCAGGAAAATATCCTTATTCTCGGCCGTTATTTATGTACACTGACGGGCCGGCAAAGGGTCTTGCAAAGGATTTTATTGAGTTTATTTTAAGCGCTGAAGGGCAGAAGATTGTTGAAGAACAGGGGTTTGTGGCTTTGAAGTAGGCAAAAGCACCTACGGGGTGGCCTTTAGGACTCCCCGCAGGTGGGACAGGTTTTGATGACCGAAACCACCCCCGAGGAATTCATTCGACAAGCTCATGACCACCTCGGGGGTGCAAAGACGGAACGGCTCAAGAGCGGAAAAGTGTCTAGCCGGGTGCATCGAAAGGTAAAAATGGGAACACCTCCTTGCACCTGGCTTAGGTATTTGAAGTAAAAACGCTAAGATAACTTTTGGTATAATTAGACTCCCTGGAGATGGATTGGGTTTTTAAGTTAACCATGCCCACCCCCGAGGAGTTCATTCGACAACCTCATAGCCACCTTGGGGGTGTAAGGCGCACAAATATGAAAAGAATTAAGGAAAATATCTATAAGTGGGTTTTTAGTGTAATCGCATTTTCATCGCTGATATTTCTTGTAGGCATAATTTATGTCTTGTTCAGAGAAGGAGTGCCTTTTTTTAAAGAAGTGGGATTATTTAAGTTCATTCTAGGCAGA
The Elusimicrobiota bacterium genome window above contains:
- a CDS encoding phosphate ABC transporter substrate-binding protein, coding for MKILKILLAGLMVCSAANLSSFAAKKEKIVCEGSTTVLPIAQAAAEEFMAKFEGDISVRGGGSGVGLASLIDKKCDICNSSRPIKDAELQKAAGRGIDVKANVIAMDGIAVIVNPSNMVNGLSKKQIEDIFTGKISYWSKAGGANQKIVVISRDSASGTFEAFGTLALSGKKVRSDALMQASNQAVAGIVAKTTGAIGYIGHGYINSTVKAVPINGIDANTKTILSGKYPYSRPLFMYTDGPAKGLAKDFIEFILSAEGQKIVEEQGFVALK